The proteins below come from a single Acidobacteriota bacterium genomic window:
- a CDS encoding cytochrome B6, translating into MADEQQNIPGQDENPGEPKTAAGLLDRVKVELEPFKEKLDQDIKALKQPEKTQLYKSVFRVKHDETPRSRSLGVISNVFLHLHPARINRDAVRYSYTWGMGGISFYLFIVLTFTGILLMFYYHPSKIQAFRDVLYLEHDVPFGKLLRNMHRWGAHLMIITVWLHMFRVYLTGSYKKPREFNWCVGVILLVLTQLLSFTGYLLPDDQLGFWAVTVGTNMARASPMLGSEGPLGPEIGMTPFNDVRFALLGGSIVDSNALLRAYIWHCVAIPVVVSTFLVVHFWRVRKDGGISGPSPVMLEKEIRWDRLDESTVKGRG; encoded by the coding sequence ATGGCAGACGAACAACAGAATATCCCCGGACAAGACGAGAATCCTGGCGAACCGAAAACCGCGGCAGGCCTGCTCGATCGCGTCAAGGTGGAGCTTGAGCCGTTCAAGGAAAAGCTAGACCAGGACATCAAAGCCCTGAAGCAGCCGGAAAAAACGCAGCTCTACAAGTCCGTCTTCCGCGTGAAGCACGATGAGACGCCGCGCAGCCGGTCGCTGGGCGTCATCTCCAACGTATTCCTGCACCTGCACCCGGCGCGCATCAACCGCGATGCCGTGCGCTACAGCTACACCTGGGGCATGGGCGGCATCTCGTTCTACTTGTTCATTGTGCTCACCTTCACCGGCATCCTGCTGATGTTCTACTACCATCCGTCAAAGATTCAAGCCTTCCGCGACGTGCTGTACCTGGAGCACGATGTTCCTTTCGGCAAGCTCCTGCGCAACATGCACCGCTGGGGCGCGCACCTGATGATTATCACCGTGTGGCTGCACATGTTCCGTGTATATCTGACGGGCTCGTACAAGAAGCCGCGCGAGTTCAATTGGTGCGTTGGCGTAATTCTTCTGGTCCTGACGCAGTTGCTTTCGTTCACTGGCTATCTGCTGCCTGATGATCAGCTTGGATTCTGGGCCGTAACGGTGGGAACCAACATGGCGCGCGCTTCACCAATGTTGGGATCAGAAGGCCCTCTGGGACCTGAAATTGGCATGACGCCGTTCAACGACGTGCGTTTCGCGCTGCTCGGCGGCTCCATCGTCGATTCCAACGCGCTGCTGCGCGCCTACATCTGGCATTGCGTGGCGATTCCCGTGGTGGTATCGACGTTCCTGGTGGTTCACTTCTGGCGCGTTCGTAAAGACGGCGGCATCTCCGGCCCTTCGCCCGTGATGCTGGAGAAAGAAATTCGCTGGGACCGTCTGGATGAATCCACCGTGAAAGGGAGGGGATAA
- a CDS encoding TonB-dependent receptor, producing the protein MVDTLASSVINKQIGYFNPKSSMSGEINLTLSNRMVLTVRGGRFWDNFKDTGIPGNSAVEYRTPTSSLGALEANIAPTERGGVSFSNTPRLRQRFSEISTRSMIQADLGVNVDMAGNHDLKLGTGTMKNVNKVDDAYPSGGYFWMFWGSTFPGVGTSSCTQAANAANCRGTYGYYEYNELATRGTTGASIGNIYAQDRWKITPRLTLNLGLRFEKETVPSFQRQVQDFAFKFDYTDKIAPRLGIAYDAFGDGRLKIAGSWGRFYDWVKYELSRGTFGAEIWNIYYRTLDSPNAFGLSGTAINPANLPGRDIWNPGTATRFRNRRVYGFDHIDPEIKAMSSDALNAGFDYQFNNNTAFSAYYVFNKLNRTIEDIGALDANGDETYFYGNLGEGDSTVFPASGGTRQSIPTPKAKRTYNAMELEFDRRFSGGWSVNSSYVLSRLYGNYSGVAASEEVRPPTVGVTSPSVGDSGGTIVRQAGNVNRAYDIDELLFDSKGNLDVQGRLPTDRPHQFKIYAAKDLNWGTGRMGRTTISPLWSIASGTPMTTYVTSTNQTELMVNGRGDMGRTPLLSRTDVNVNHQFSITETKKLSFEFNMENLFNQKSVRYLYNYYNRGGGGAVRATSFINLATTDLFKGYDYQALVANTADGRAAVGAKDPRYGMDAIWSPGFRGRFGVKFTF; encoded by the coding sequence GTGGTTGATACTCTGGCCTCCTCCGTAATCAACAAGCAGATCGGCTATTTCAATCCAAAGTCCTCCATGAGCGGAGAAATTAACCTGACACTTAGCAATCGCATGGTACTCACCGTGCGTGGCGGCCGTTTCTGGGATAACTTCAAGGACACCGGCATCCCGGGAAACTCTGCCGTTGAATACCGCACTCCGACAAGCTCGCTGGGGGCTTTGGAAGCAAACATCGCGCCTACCGAGCGCGGCGGCGTCTCATTTTCAAATACTCCCCGCCTGCGCCAGCGTTTCTCGGAGATCAGCACGCGCAGCATGATTCAGGCAGACCTCGGCGTAAACGTTGACATGGCCGGTAACCACGATTTGAAGTTGGGAACCGGGACCATGAAGAACGTAAACAAGGTGGATGATGCATATCCCAGCGGCGGCTATTTTTGGATGTTCTGGGGAAGCACGTTTCCGGGCGTTGGAACTTCCTCTTGCACGCAGGCGGCCAATGCTGCAAATTGCCGCGGCACGTACGGCTACTACGAGTACAACGAGTTGGCCACCCGCGGCACGACCGGCGCCAGCATCGGCAACATCTACGCGCAAGATCGCTGGAAAATCACGCCTAGGTTGACCCTAAACTTAGGTCTCCGTTTTGAGAAGGAAACTGTTCCTTCCTTCCAGCGCCAGGTTCAGGACTTTGCTTTCAAGTTTGACTACACGGACAAGATCGCCCCCCGCCTGGGCATTGCTTATGACGCCTTCGGCGACGGCCGCCTGAAGATTGCAGGCAGCTGGGGACGCTTCTATGATTGGGTCAAGTACGAACTCTCCCGCGGCACGTTTGGCGCGGAAATCTGGAACATCTACTACCGCACGCTCGATTCTCCCAACGCGTTTGGCCTTAGTGGCACCGCAATCAATCCTGCCAACCTGCCCGGACGCGACATTTGGAACCCCGGAACGGCCACACGATTCCGCAATCGCCGCGTCTACGGATTTGATCATATCGATCCAGAAATTAAGGCCATGAGTTCCGACGCATTGAATGCCGGTTTTGATTATCAGTTCAACAACAACACCGCGTTCTCCGCCTACTACGTCTTCAACAAGCTGAACCGCACCATTGAAGATATCGGCGCGCTCGATGCCAATGGCGACGAAACTTACTTCTACGGCAACCTCGGCGAAGGCGACTCCACGGTCTTCCCGGCATCCGGCGGGACCCGGCAGTCAATCCCGACTCCCAAGGCGAAGCGCACGTACAACGCCATGGAGTTAGAGTTTGACCGGCGCTTCAGTGGTGGCTGGTCGGTGAATTCCAGCTACGTGTTGAGCCGACTGTATGGCAACTACTCCGGCGTCGCGGCCTCCGAGGAAGTCCGTCCGCCCACAGTTGGGGTAACCTCTCCCTCAGTTGGTGATTCCGGCGGCACCATCGTTCGCCAGGCCGGCAACGTGAATCGCGCCTATGACATTGATGAACTGCTGTTTGACTCGAAGGGCAATCTGGATGTGCAAGGGCGACTGCCTACCGACCGTCCGCATCAGTTCAAGATTTATGCAGCCAAGGATTTGAACTGGGGCACAGGCAGGATGGGCCGCACCACCATCAGCCCGCTTTGGAGCATCGCCAGCGGCACGCCCATGACCACGTACGTTACCAGCACAAACCAGACGGAACTCATGGTGAACGGCCGTGGCGACATGGGCCGCACTCCGTTGTTGAGCCGCACCGACGTGAACGTCAACCACCAGTTCAGCATCACGGAGACCAAGAAGCTCTCCTTTGAATTCAATATGGAGAACCTCTTCAACCAGAAGTCGGTTCGCTACCTCTACAACTATTACAACCGCGGCGGCGGCGGCGCAGTCCGTGCCACTTCCTTTATCAATCTGGCCACTACAGACCTCTTTAAGGGTTACGATTACCAGGCTTTGGTTGCCAATACCGCTGATGGCCGTGCGGCAGTCGGCGCCAAAGACCCGCGCTATGGCATGGATGCGATCTGGTCGCCGGGATTCCGCGGACGCTTTGGCGTGAAGTTTACGTTCTAG
- a CDS encoding IS1595 family transposase — translation MDTMKSMDLMKLMEAFDTEEECRTKLEQLRWPNGIACPRCSSDKISRIQKRGQFDCDSCRYQFSVLSGTIFHDTHLPLPKWFAAAYLMCESKKGISANQLKRTLAVSYKTAWYLCHRIRKAMEETAQAQLEGTVEVDETYIGGAYDKRRKRAPWQKPAVMGMIQRDGKFEARTILTASKQILIGIIKQRVSEKATVYTDQYRAYSSLKKTHKHDTVNHSAEEWVRGKVHTNTIESAWSLFNRSIIGSYHKLSTKHLDAYLNEFEWRFNNRHNPYLFRDTLTKLVSATAMPYEKLTA, via the coding sequence ATGGACACCATGAAAAGTATGGATTTAATGAAACTGATGGAAGCATTCGACACCGAAGAGGAATGCCGCACGAAACTAGAACAGTTGCGTTGGCCGAACGGGATTGCTTGCCCGCGTTGCAGCAGCGATAAGATTTCCCGCATACAAAAGCGCGGCCAGTTCGATTGTGATTCATGCCGTTACCAATTCTCCGTCCTGAGCGGGACCATCTTTCATGATACTCACCTGCCATTGCCGAAGTGGTTTGCCGCTGCCTATTTGATGTGCGAATCCAAAAAGGGAATCTCTGCCAATCAACTCAAGCGCACGCTGGCTGTAAGCTACAAGACGGCCTGGTATCTGTGCCATCGCATTCGCAAGGCTATGGAAGAGACCGCACAGGCTCAATTGGAAGGCACGGTAGAAGTTGACGAGACCTACATCGGTGGAGCCTATGACAAACGGCGCAAGCGCGCCCCGTGGCAAAAGCCAGCGGTCATGGGCATGATTCAGCGTGACGGAAAGTTTGAAGCACGGACCATTCTAACCGCCAGCAAACAAATTCTCATCGGCATCATCAAGCAGCGCGTCTCTGAGAAGGCCACGGTCTATACGGACCAATACCGCGCTTACAGTTCTCTGAAAAAGACGCACAAGCATGACACCGTGAATCACTCCGCCGAAGAGTGGGTACGCGGCAAGGTTCATACGAACACTATTGAAAGCGCGTGGTCCCTGTTCAATCGTTCGATCATCGGCTCCTACCATAAGTTGAGCACCAAGCATCTTGATGCTTATCTGAACGAGTTTGAATGGCGCTTCAATAATCGGCATAATCCTTACCTATTCAGGGACACCCTCACGAAGCTAGTCTCAGCAACGGCAATGCCATACGAGAAACTAACTGCCTAA
- a CDS encoding cytochrome C, with product MDWHQLWTIISTPDNVPIASLLLLVPFYAWYGLRQSFANDRLIEQLEADPVMAKTHHRKTFPYKPEWPKEVHVWPFLLRIEFLAALIVTIILFIWSITLNAPLEEPANPSLTMNPSKAPWYFLGLQEMLVYFDPWMAGVILPTVIIIGLMAIPYIDINPLGNGYYTYKQRRFALWTFNFGFLGLWVLMVIIGTFIRGPGWMWFWPGMTWDHSRLVFELNRDLHDLVGITSMPGKVIFGGIAMGAYVALSGWACHKLILLTEFSRKVYERMTLLQYITMQALLVLMLLLPAKMILRHLFRIKYIWVTPWFNI from the coding sequence ATGGATTGGCATCAACTTTGGACCATCATTAGCACCCCGGACAATGTACCGATTGCATCGCTGCTACTGCTCGTTCCGTTTTACGCCTGGTACGGGTTGCGGCAATCGTTCGCCAACGACCGCCTGATCGAGCAGCTGGAAGCCGATCCGGTCATGGCCAAGACACATCACCGCAAGACGTTTCCCTACAAGCCGGAGTGGCCCAAGGAAGTTCACGTTTGGCCATTCCTATTGCGCATCGAGTTCCTGGCCGCGCTGATCGTTACCATCATTCTATTCATCTGGTCGATCACGCTGAACGCACCGCTGGAAGAACCAGCTAATCCCAGCTTGACCATGAACCCTTCCAAGGCACCGTGGTACTTCCTGGGCCTGCAAGAGATGCTGGTCTATTTTGATCCGTGGATGGCCGGCGTGATTCTGCCCACGGTCATCATCATCGGCCTGATGGCGATACCCTATATCGACATCAACCCGCTCGGAAACGGTTACTACACTTACAAGCAGCGCCGCTTCGCGCTGTGGACATTCAATTTCGGGTTCCTCGGCCTGTGGGTTCTGATGGTCATCATCGGGACCTTTATCCGCGGACCAGGCTGGATGTGGTTTTGGCCGGGCATGACCTGGGATCACAGTCGGCTGGTTTTTGAGTTGAACCGCGATTTGCATGATTTGGTGGGCATTACCAGCATGCCAGGCAAGGTAATTTTCGGCGGCATCGCCATGGGCGCGTATGTGGCTTTGTCAGGCTGGGCTTGCCATAAGCTGATCCTGCTGACCGAGTTTTCCCGCAAGGTGTACGAGCGCATGACCTTGCTCCAATACATTACGATGCAGGCCTTGCTGGTGCTGATGCTGTTGTTGCCGGCAAAGATGATCTTGCGGCACCTGTTCCGCATCAAGTACATCTGGGTTACGCCCTGG
- a CDS encoding Rieske (2Fe-2S) protein, whose translation MSEPETQAGQVAVADSGANKETPKSTPKPTPKEVIKVRRRLVTASLLTFFTVDLLMFLRFFFPRALFEPKTSFILGYPSDFSYGVDTRFQQNARIWVVRNSEGLFVIYARCTHLGCTPDWKDGENKFKCPCHGSGYDNEGVNFEGPAPRPMDRAHVVLNPGGQIVVDTARLYVRDPFRGVDQFGDDGAILRGV comes from the coding sequence ATGAGCGAGCCAGAGACTCAGGCCGGACAGGTCGCCGTCGCGGATAGCGGCGCGAATAAAGAAACTCCCAAGTCCACACCCAAGCCAACTCCCAAGGAAGTCATCAAGGTTCGCCGCCGCTTGGTTACCGCGTCGCTGCTCACCTTCTTCACAGTGGACCTGCTGATGTTTCTGCGCTTCTTTTTCCCGCGCGCGCTGTTCGAGCCCAAGACCAGCTTCATCCTCGGCTACCCCTCGGACTTTTCCTATGGCGTGGACACGCGCTTCCAGCAGAATGCCCGCATCTGGGTGGTGCGCAACAGCGAAGGACTTTTTGTCATCTATGCGCGCTGCACGCATCTCGGCTGCACGCCAGACTGGAAGGATGGCGAGAACAAGTTCAAGTGCCCCTGCCACGGCAGCGGTTATGACAACGAGGGCGTAAACTTTGAAGGCCCGGCACCGCGTCCGATGGATCGCGCGCATGTTGTGCTGAATCCTGGCGGGCAGATTGTGGTCGATACGGCACGCTTGTATGTCCGCGATCCGTTCCGTGGCGTGGACCAATTTGGCGATGATGGCGCGATCCTGCGCGGCGTGTAA